Proteins encoded in a region of the Bicyclus anynana chromosome 27, ilBicAnyn1.1, whole genome shotgun sequence genome:
- the LOC112056652 gene encoding phosphatidylserine decarboxylase proenzyme, mitochondrial gives MFPPTRIRSCLPVINPMFRRMRPHKPFRQTIHNQTKNVHNGFNTTNLQKTKWMNFRAIFTRWMPLGSVIYVGWCYIRASVNYELSKVEIKFYEMFPFRITSRLWGKLASCELPIPIRSFVYGTYIRMFNVNINDAAVTDLTYYKSLSAFFTRALRDGARYISPAACVSPCDGVVLNCGPADTDKIEQVKGVTYSLEEFLGENKWSKTKDISYYNSLLKNKNNILHQCIIYLAPGDYHRFHSPCDWTSNFRRHFSGKLLSVNPWLARLIPGLFTINERAVYIGEWKHGFFSMTAVGATNVGSIEIYSDPHLRTNTKGKRNRIDELEMHKATFKKGELFGQFNMGSTIILLFEAPADFKFELNAGERVLVGQALTTATKEFSR, from the coding sequence ATGTTTCCGCCGACGCGCATTCGGAGCTGCCTTCCCGTGATCAATCCAATGTTCAGACGGATGAGACCACACAAGCCCTTCCGACAAACCATCCACAATCAAACAAAGAACGTCCACAACGGGTTCAACACAACCAACCTTCAAAAGACGAAATGGATGAACTTCCGAGCGATATTCACACGATGGATGCCTTTAGGGAGTGTTATTTACGTTGGCTGGTGTTACATTCGCGCGAGTGTGAATTACGAGCTATCAAAAGTGGAGATAAAATTTTACGAGATGTTCCCTTTTCGAATTACTAGCAGATTGTGGGGGAAGTTGGCGTCGTGCGAGCTCCCGATTCCTATACGCAGCTTCGTCTATGGTACGTACATTAGAATGTTTAATGTGAATATCAATGATGCAGCAGTAACAGATCTCACGTATTacaaaagtttgtcagctttcTTCACCCGTGCGTTGAGGGACGGAGCACGATACATATCGCCCGCGGCTTGCGTCTCTCCGTGCGACGGTGTAGTCCTAAACTGTGGACCAGCGGACACAGACAAGATAGAGCAAGTCAAGGGGGTCACATATAGCCTCGAAGAGTTTTTAGGCGAGAACAAATGGTCGAAAACCAAAGACATAAGCTATTACAATTcactattaaaaaacaaaaataatatcctCCACCagtgtattatatatttagctCCCGGAGATTACCATAGATTTCATTCTCCGTGTGATTGGACATCAAACTTTAGAAGACATTTCTCTGGTAAACTGTTGTCGGTTAATCCATGGCTGGCGCGGTTAATTCCTGGCTTGTTCACTATTAATGAACGAGCAGTGTATATTGGGGAATGGAAGCATGGATTCTTCTCTATGACCGCTGTTGGGGCAACAAACGTAGGTTCCATAGAGATTTATAGTGACCCGCACTTGCGAACGAATACAAAAGGTAAACGGAATCGTATTGACGAACTGGAGATGCATAAAGCGACATTTAAAAAAGGCGAGTTGTTTGGACAGTTTAACATGGGTAGTACAATCATTCTGCTATTTGAAGCACCTGCAGATTTTAAATTCGAATTAAACGCTGGAGAGAGAGTGCTTGTTGGACAAGCTTTAACAACAGCTACAAAGGAGTTTTCTAGATGA
- the LOC112056653 gene encoding putative nuclease HARBI1 yields the protein MSASVLVKLLLLEEARRIDMLRRRRKRFKIRSLRQLSTDKDYIRIYRLNFELIKDLEHDLAQYLPPEPSRSDGVDNRTKPSASRAIRAVVNALAHPGFVKKHIRLPHNVNERSYVKERFFKKFHIPDILGCIDSFFVTMVRPKEDDEQFNCGEGYHSRKLTIITDSDLNILYVDVKHGGATQANFIFENSTIRTHLEKLTNEGETLYLLGDSKYTQRPYVMTPYGNPKTDAQKYYNKLHNTAKNTAEKTYKVLKARFKSLLVHRVFHYDPDMVAKIATACCVLHNICNRSGLPVPSLEEDLRKREMEVLNKLKQNRSNDLDEECRFRDELADRLWCER from the exons ATGTCAGCTTCTGTTTTGGTAAAGTTATTACTTTTGGAAGAGGCGAGACGAATTGACATGCTGAGAAGAAGGCGAAAGCGCTTCAAAATTCGTAGTCTTCGTCAGCTATCGACGGATAAAGACTACATCCGAATTTATAGGCTTAATTTCGAGCTGATAAAAGACCTAGAACACGATTTAGCCCAATATCTTCCGCCGGAGCCCAGTCGTAGCGACGGTGTCGATAACAGAACAAAG CCGTCTGCTTCGCGTGCTATCCGTGCTGTGGTGAACGCCTTGGCCCACCCTGGATTTGTGAAGAAACACATAAGACTTCCACATAATGTCAATGAGCGGTCATATGTAAAAGAAAG atttttcaaaaaattccaCATCCCTGACATATTAGGATGCATTGACAGCTTTTTTGTGACAATGGTACGCCCAAAAGAAGACGATGAGCAATTCAACTGTGGAGAGGGATATCATTCCAGAAAATTAACCATT ATCACAGACAGTGACTTAAATATTCTATATGTAGATGTTAAACATGGTGGAGCTACTCAGGCTAATTTCATTTTTGAAAATAGTACTATAAGAACACATTTAGAAAAACTGACAAATGAGGGAGAAACTCTGTACCTACTAG GTGATTCAAAATATACACAAAGACCCTACGTGATGACCCCATATGGTAACCCAAAAACCGAcgcacaaaaatattataataaactccACAACACTGCTAAAAACACTGCAGAAAAGACTTATAAAGTACTCAAAGCGAGATTCAAAAGTCTCTTAGTACACAGGGTGTTCCATTATGATCCAGATATGGTAGCAAAAATTGCTACAGCGTGTTGTGTGTTGCACAACATATGCAATAGATCGGGGTTGCCAGTTCCATCGCTGGAGGAGGATTTACGGAAGCGGGAAATggaagttttaaataaactgaAGCAAAATAGAAGCAATGATTTAGATGAAGAGTGTAGGTTTAGGGATGAACTTGCTGATCGGTTGTGGTGTGAAAGgtga